In a genomic window of Trichoderma atroviride chromosome 4, complete sequence:
- a CDS encoding uncharacterized protein (EggNog:ENOG41): protein MDFVKNAVHNNQGQPAAQGAAAPGAAPQAGGVQKEDYVDKAFGMGSKKAGYNVDRNTQEKITDAGRNMYEKVTGKHVDPKFSN, encoded by the exons ATGGATTTCGTCAAGAACGCTGTGCACAACAACCAGGGCCAGCCCGCTGCccaaggcgctgctgccccAGGCGCTGCTCCCCAGGCTGGAGGCGTCCAGAAGGAGGACTACGTCGACAAGG CTTTCGGCATGGGCTCCAAGAAGGCTGGCTACAACGTTGATCGCAACACTCAGGAGAAGATTACCGATGCCGGCCGAAATATGTACGAGAAGGTGACTGG AAAGCACGTCGACCCCAAGTTTTCAAATTAA
- a CDS encoding uncharacterized protein (BUSCO:EOG092D4PES), whose protein sequence is MAEIQAKLQSLSEEYQKLQQDLQNTVASRQKLEGQRQENLGVQKEFENIGEDEVVYKLVGPVLLKQETFEAESTVKGRLDFIGGEITRLEGQIKETQENIEKKKTEIIQLQSSAQAAGAGK, encoded by the exons atggcagagattcAAGCCAAGCTACAGTCCCTTTCTGAAGAGTACCAAAAGCTCCAGCAGG ACCTCCAAAACACAGTGGCTTCACGTCAAAAGCTGGAAGGCCAGAGACAGGAAAACCTTGGTGTGCAAAAG GAATTCGAAAACattggcgaggatgaggtCGTCTACAAGCTTGTAGGGCCTGTCCTGCTCAAGCAAGAGACTTTTGAGGCAGAGAGCACCGTCAAGGGCCGACTCGATTTCATTGGAGGCGAAAT TACAAGATTAGAAGGCCAGATTAAGGAGACGCAGGAGAAtatcgagaagaagaagactgaGATTATCCAGCTCCAGTCCTCAGCCCAGGCGGCCGGTGCAGGAAAATAG
- a CDS encoding uncharacterized protein (EggNog:ENOG41~TransMembrane:4 (i35-59o71-93i100-122o166-189i)), whose product MMAGSRSMLSGTSVVYERKVVTTHIRTYNWPPLQLNFWIFIMLLCSSTIIGVFGNFIQIQNQLRLPIPWYFPYYITVGAIAILFIFGIFWLIAQRRLLPAIVMIGAFMLFVMWLVGLVVVSLELWGPNGSIQGTCDMNVFNQNPRGKTQETLAWLEQKMICQCWDLVFAMALTGAIFLFWVMIMAYQVFARS is encoded by the exons ATGATGGCGGGATCACGCTCAATGCTGAGCGGCACCTCTGTCGTCTATGAGCGCAAGGTGGTAACCACGCATATTCGAACTTACAATTGGCCGCCTTTGCAGCTCAATTTCTGGATCTTCATCATGCTGTTGTGCTCCAGCACCATCATAGGCGTCTTTGGCAACTTCATCCAGATCCAGAACCAACTCAGGCTGCCCATTCCATG GTACTTTCCCTACTACATCACGGTCGGCGCCATTGCGATCTTATTCATATTCGGCATCTTTTGGTTGATTGCTCAACGTCGGCTGCTGCCTGCCATTGTCATGATCGGCGCCTTTATGCTCTTCGTCATGTGGCTCGTGGGTCTCGTCGTTGTATCTCTCGAGCTCTGGGGACCGAACGGATCTATTCAGGGCACTTGTGATATGAACGTCTTCAACCAGAATCCCAGGGGCAAAACGCAGGAGACGCTGGCGTGGCTGGAGCAAAAGATGATCTGTCAGTGCTGGGACTTGGTTtttgccatggccttgacgggAGCCATCTTTCTGTTCTGGGTGATGATTATGGCTTACCAAGTCTTTGCCAGGTCATAA
- a CDS encoding uncharacterized protein (MEROPS:MER0053242) — protein sequence MEARPSMAPARPQSVKELVAQAENFAFNVNIAMKHWIRAADTLYQEASFALSDGDFGRAYMMLYRHSVLVLKFLPTHPQIKDPDNKKAFKSLYKRIDRVIKDLEQLKPEIQSAYNEWESAASSAAAEEHKRPASYGAFAARDPTLSGNARILDASEHQDLAVDLAQQELTRRGRDKRTSKHGSIWDARNSKNRESAEGRNMENRASQLDDGDLRRQMEATRRTLDMAQERRDFDAAIYDQEANNTVAPNNYYYPSLSKSRPVDYEKSQHASSREPQPIRPPKEQFDIPPPRYEEKVGIPEPAFPPQVPRKTYLNDYPSLDATPRLSADVTQPPLPPKESAQVPQPKKERLAFKPGGYLENGDPVRSIFLPGSLRSKFLEVASKNTAAGLETCGVLCGTPINNALFVRCLLIPDQKSTPDTCETENESALFDYCMNEDLLMLGWIHTHPTQTCFMSSRDLHTHAGYQVMMPESIAIVCAPRYHEYGIFRLTHPPGLDHVLNCNRTETFHQHSIDNLYREANHPNGHVYESDKMPLEVVDLRMQ from the exons ATGGAGGCTCGTCCGAGCATGGCGCCGGCTCGGCCGCAGAGCGTCAAGGAGCTCGTGGCACAGGCTGAGAACTTTGCCTTCAACGTTAATATCGCTATGAAGCATTGGATCAGAGCTGCTGATACGCTTTATCAAGAG GCATCGTTTGCCCTATCAGATGGCGATTTCGGACGAGCCTATATGATGCTTTATCGACATTCCGTCCTGGTGCTCAAATTCCTGCCCACGCATCCTCAAATCAAAGATCCCGACAATAAAAAGGCTTTCAAATCGCTATACAAGCGCATCGATCGCGTTATCAAAGATCTCGAGCAGCTGAAGCCAGAAATTCAGTCTGCATATAATGAATGGGAAAGTGCAGCATCCTCAGCCGCAGCGGAGGAGCACAAGCGACCAGCATCATATGGGGCCTTTGCCGCTCGGGATCCTACATTAAGCGGCAATGCAAGGATCCTTGACGCGTCCGAGCATCAAGATCTGGCGGTCGATTTGGCGCAGCAAGAACTAAcccgacgaggacgagatAAACGTACGAGCAAACATGGCAGTATTTGGGATGCGCGAAATTCAAAAAATCGGGAGAGTGCCGAGGGGCGGAACATGGAAAACAGAGCGTCACagcttgatgatggcgatctCCGACGCCAAATGGAGGCCACCCGCCGAACACTGGATATGGCTCAAGAACGCAGAGATTTTGATGCAGCCATTTACGACCAGGAAGCAAACAATACGGTGGCCCCGAACAATTACTATTATCCCTCTCTTTCCAAATCGAGACCCGTCGACTACGAGAAAAGCCAACACGCCTCATCAAGAGAGCCACAGCCCATAAGGCCGCCGAAGGAGCAGTTTGATATCCCTCCACCGCGGTATGAAGAAAAGGTTGGCATCCCAGAACCGGCTTTCCCTCCTCAGGTGCCGCGCAAAACCTATCTGAATGACTACCCGTCACTGGATGCTACTCCGCGACTATCGGCTGATGTAACTCAACCACCTCTTCCGCCTAAAGAATCCGCACAAGTACCTCAGCCTAAGAAAGAACGTCTGGCTTTCAAGCCTGGAGGCTATCTTGAAAATGGGGACCCTGTTCGGTCAATATTCCTCCCGGGCAGTCTGCGCTCCAAATTTCTAGAAGTTGCGTCAAAGAACACGGCGGCAGGCTTAGAGACGTGCGGTGTGCTCTGTGGAACTCCAATCAACAACGCTCTGTTTGTTCGGTGCCTCCTAATACCAGATCAGAAATCCACTCCCGACACGTGTGAGACGGAGAATGAAAGTGCTCTCTTCGATTACTGTATGAATGAGGACCTGCTGATGCTAGGCTGGATCCATACACATCCAACACAGACGTGCTTCATGAGCTCGCGTGATCTCCACACACACGCAGGATATCAAGTTATGATGCCCGAAAGCATTGCCATCGTGTGTGCACCTAGATACCATGA ATACGGCATATTTCGACTCACACATCCGCCCGGACTTGACCATGTTCTGAATTGTAATCGCACAGAGACCTTTCACCAACATTCCATTGATAACCTATATCGCGAAGCTAATCACCCCAATGGGCACGTGTATGAAAGCGACAAAATGCCCTTGGAAGTCGTCGATCTACGGATGCAGTGA
- a CDS encoding uncharacterized protein (EggNog:ENOG41~TransMembrane:12 (i75-95o107-128i149-176o188-208i220-243o263-283i303-325o355-376i404-424o436-454i466-486o498-518i)) — MAGHDSSDDIGERQPLLQASPSPLPAETDDNKYDTIATLSETENAGGEIQPSRAVEDDVLPETSALGRTLSWQSAYIIVISRVIGSGIFATPGAILQQVGSPGLSLLLWIVGTFVAAAGLSVSLEYGCMLPRSGGMKVYLEFTYRYPRFFATTLVAINAVFLGFTSSNCIIFSRYVFFAFGVENASGWAAKAVATALLVVVTATHGLAPKAGIKIQDFLGWVKIGIVIFMIFSGLYVVLFRPTLDTSSGGNPLSWDHLWDDSVWNWGVISTGLFKVFYSYAGLDNISNVLNEVKDPVRTLRSVTLTALATSCAMYGLINIAYFIVIPIDEIKGSGELIAALFFRRVFGEQVGRTILPMAVALSAVGNVFVVAFAMARLKQEIARQGFLPYSEILASTKPFNSPLGGLIVNFVPSLLVIVLPPTSEAFSFILDVEGYPAQVFSLALGVGLIWLRFKRPDLKRPYKAWLFTIVARALLSFALLAAPFFPPKDRPSGGLWYATYAVVGMSTIVAGVLYWYVWTILLPKWRGYTLEEETEVLGDGTSITRLVHKYE; from the exons ATGGCTGGCCATGATAGCAGCGACGATATTGGAGAGCGGCAGCCGCTGCTTCAAGCTTCTCCAAGTCCCTTACCTGCGGAAACAGATGACAACAAATATGATACGATAGCGACGTTGAGCGAAACAGAGAATGCCGGCGGCGAAATACAACCATCACGAGCTGTCGAAGACGACGTACTGCCAGAGACATCTGCCCTAGGCCGAACGCTAAGCTGGCAGAGTGCCTACATCATCGTGATATCCAGAGTCATCGGTAGTGGCATCTTTGCCACCCCCGGAGCTATTCTGCAGCAAGTTGGAAGCCCTGGACTGTCACTATTACTATGGATTGTTGGCACGTTTGTTGCAGCCGCTGGTCTATCAGTATCCCTCGAGTATGGATGCATGCTGCCGCGATCTGGAGGCATGAAGGTCTATCTCGAGTTCACTTATAGATACCCCCGGTTCTTTGCAACTACGTTGGTCGCCATCAACGCGGTATTCCTAGGGTTCACATCCAGCAACTGCATCATCTTTAGCCGCTACGtattctttgcttttggAGTGGAAAATGCAAGTGGCTGGGCAGCGAAAGCAGTCGCCACTGCTCTACTGGTGGTTGTGACAGCGACTCACGGGCTGGCTCCCAAGGCGGGCATCAAGATACAAGATTTCCTTGGCTGGGTCAAGATTGGCATCGTCATCTTTATGATTTTCTCTGGTCTCTACGTTGTACTTTTCCGGCCAACGCTAGATACCTCATCGGGCGGCAATCCCTTGTCATGGGATCACCTGTGGGACGACAGCGTTTGGAATTGGGGCGTCATTTCGACGGGGCTATTCAAAGTGTTCTACTCTTATGCTGGACTGGATAACATCAGCAACGTGCTGAACGAGGTCAAAGATCCCGTACGGACGCTACGTTCCGTAACACTGACTGCACTGGCTACGTCTTGCGCCATGTACGGGCTCATCAACATCGCATACTTCATCGTGATTCCTATTGATGAAATTAAGGGGAGCGGAGAACTCATTGCGGCGCTCTTCTTTCGGCGTGTATTTGGTGAGCAAGTCGGTAGAACGATTTTGCCAATGGCTGTTGCTCTCTCTGCGGTAGGAAATGTTTTTGTTGTCGCATTTGCAATG GCCCGATTAAAGCAAGAAATTGCCAGGCAGGGCTTTCTGCCTTACTCGGAAATCCTTGCATCTACAAAGCCATTCAACTCGCCTCTAGGAGGCCTTATTGTCAACTTTGTTCCCTCATTGTTGGTCATTGTGCTGCCGCCAACTTCAGAAGCATTCTCCTTCATCCTCGACGTGGAAGGCTATCCAGCTCAAGTCTTTAGCCTTGCTTTGGGCGTTGGTCTTATTTGGTTGCGATTTAAGCGACCTGACCTGAAACGACCTTATAAAGCATGGTTATTCACTATTGTAGCTCGAGCTCTCTTGAGCTTTGCACTTCTTGCGGCGCCCTTCTTCCCTCCGAAAGACAGACCTTCTGGAGGACTTTGGTACGCAACTTATGCAGTAGTGGGGATGAGCAC TATCGTGGCCGGTGTTCTATACTGGTACGTCTGGACTATTCTTTTACCCAAGTGGAGAGGCTACACactggaagaagagacagaggTTCTTGGTGACGGGACGTCTATTACACGACTCGTGCACAAATACGAATGA
- a CDS encoding uncharacterized protein (EggNog:ENOG41), protein MAAAAVQSVSASSGFGSVQGVQFQPLLDQKNVQQKIPRHDVDTTLNFHKDNEDGSPPTPQYAGKAASFNERPTEERKVTIRDVAGQENKYTLDKTGFQFHRHTSVEKDFVDDEHIKAHYYPETEQLLKDVTGASKIFIFDHTIRRPLPSDVAGSNSNVLRGPVNRVHIDQSYSAALSRVPFHLPEEADELLKGRVQLINVWRPIRQVQRDPLAVAEAHSVAEEDLVPVPLIYPNRKGETLGVRHNEAQRWFYKSGLTPEEVLLIKCFDSKTDGRARRVPHTAFVDPSAAANAPARESIEVRALVFHPDDRE, encoded by the exons atggcagcagcagcggttCAGAGCGTCTCAGCCAGCTCTGGCTTTGGCTCCGTCCAAGGAGTTCAATTTCAGCCACTTCTTGACCAAAAGAATGTCCAGCAGAAGATTCCAAGGCACGACGTAGACACAACTCTTAATTTTCACAAAGATAATGAAGACGGCTCTCCTCCTACTCCCCAGTACGCTGGGAAGGCCGCATCATTTAATGAGCGACCGACTGAAGAGCGTAAAGTGACCATCCGAGATGTTGCGGGCCAAGAGAACAAGTACACGCTTGACAAAACTGGATTCCAGTTTCACCGCCATACCTCAGTCGAGAAGGATTTTGTGGACGATGAGCATATCAAGGCACATTACTACCCAGAGACGGAACAGCTTCTCAAGGACGT AACCGGAGCATCCAAAATCTTCATTTTTGATCATACTATCCGCCGCCCTCTCCCCAGCGATGTTGCTGGCTCAAACTCTAACGTTCTCCGTGGCCCCGTCAACCGCGTCCACATCGACCAGTCTTACAGCGCAGCTCTCTCTCGTGTTCCATTCCATCTTCCCGAGGAAGCAGATGAGCTTTTGAAGGGACGTGTCCAGCTAATTAATGTTTGGCGCCCGATCCGACAGGTCCAACGAGATCCGCTGGCCGTTGCTGAAGCACACTCGGTTGCAGAGGAGGATCTCGTGCCTGTGCCATTGATCTATCCTAACCGCAAAGGAGAGACTCTCGGCGTGAGGCATAATGAAGCCCAGAGGTGGTTCTACAAATCTGGATTGACTCCTGAGGAGGTCCTCCTGATCAAGTGTTTTGACAGCAAGACGGATGGAAGAGCTAGACGGGTGCCACACACTGCATTTGTGGACccaagtgctgctgctaatgcGCCAGCGCGGGAGAGCATTGAGGTTCGAGCACTAGTATTCCATCCAGATGATAGGGAGTAg
- a CDS encoding uncharacterized protein (BUSCO:EOG092D2BYU), which produces MSVNFRDRAIAEVQKAIAADNDKEYQKAFDLYMSSMELWVKALKWEKNKSIKATMQEKMATYLDRAEKLKQFLQSENESNTNGGKTPMGANGSSAGGKAKPSAEDEDSKKLRNALSGAILQERPNVRWEDIAGLEGAKETLKEAVVLPIKFPTLFQGKRQAWKGILLYGPPGTGKSYLAKAVATEANSTFFSISSSDLVSKWMGESERLVKLLFSMARENKPSVIFIDEIDALCGPRGEGESEASRRIKTEILVQMDGVGNDSKGILVLGATNIPWQLDAAIRRRFQRRVHIGLPDINGRARMFRLAIGDTDTALEPSDYNTLATLSEGFSGSDISNVVQHALMRPVRKILQATHFKPVMKNGNRMLTPCSPGDDEKIEMTYDDVKPEELLAPDVALADFEIALADSHPTVSKDDIEKQIDWTNEFGSEGA; this is translated from the exons ATGTCCGTCAACTTTCGAGACCGGGCTATCGCCGAGGTCCAGAAGGCTATTGCCGCGGACAACGACAAGGAATATCAAAAGGCCTTTGATCTCTACATGTCATCGATGGAGCTGTGGGTCAAGGCCTTGAAGTGGGAGAAGAACAAGTCCATCAAGGCCACCATgcaggagaagatggccaccTACTTAGACCGCGCCGAAAAGCTGAAGCAGTTCTTACAATCCGAGAACGAGAGCAACACGAACGGCGGCAAAACTCCCATGGGGGCCAATGGCTCTAGCGCGGGAGGCAAAGCCAAGCCATCGGCGGAAGACGAAGATAGCAAGAAGCTTCGCAATGCGCTGTCAGGCGCCATTCTTCAAGAGCGGCCAAACGTGAGGTGGGAGGATATTGCTGGATTGGAGGGTGCCAAGGAGACGCTGAAGGAGGCCGTCGTGCTGCCTATCAAATTTCCAACGCTGTTTCAGGGCAAGAGACAAGCTTGGAAAGGTATCTTGTTGTATGGCCCTCCAGGAACCGGAAAGAGTTACTTGGCCAAGGCCGTAGCAACAGAGGCAAACAGTACTTTCTTCAGTATTAGCAGTTCTGATTTGGTGAGCAAATGGATGGGTGAGAGTGAAAG GCTCGTGAAGCTCTTATTCTCCATGGCGAGAGAGAACAAACCTTCCGTAATCTTCATTGACGAGATTGATGCCCTCTGTGGTCCCAGAGGTGAAGGTGAATCTGAAGCCTCTCGACGAATCAAGACCGAAATCCTGGTGCAGATGGACGGTGTCGGCAACGACAGCAAAGGTATCCTTGTTCTAGGAGCAACCAATATTCCCTGGCAACTAGATGCTGCTATTCGTCGGCGTTTCCAGAGACGTGTCCACATTGGACTGCCTGACATTAACGGGCGTGCAAGAATGTTCAGGCTTGCTATTGGAGATACAGACACTGCTTTGGAGCCTAGCGACTACAACACTCTGGCAACTTTATCAGAGGGCTTCTCAGGAAGCGATATCAGCAACGTTGTCCAACATGCTCTCATGAGACCGGTCCGAAAAATCCTACAAGCTACACATTTTAAGCCA GTTATGAAAAATGGCAACCGGATGCTGACTCCTTGTTCTCCCGGAGATGACGAGAAGATTGAGATGACGTACGACGATGTAAAGCccgaagagctgctggctCCAGATGTGGCACTCGCAGATTTCGAGATTGCCTTGGCGGATTCACATCCGACAGTGTCCAAAGACGACATTGAGAAGCAGATTGATTGGACTAATGAATTTGGAAGCGAGGGAGCTTAG
- a CDS encoding uncharacterized protein (EggNog:ENOG41), with amino-acid sequence MDEHSWQEVSDYTSTSASENNNLTPTDTLSNASTSLPSKWRKMSQDNHRTRAVFAVQALTNQPIYHAIENKSLMIRTRKEPHLYLSLCYGELKLLPKPGSGSFWDCVRTSGWYGFRNTVSGTYLHINGTANTICAEQRQRLGSNYFTAEMDVNGGCILNVYKAPSHELLRVSVSEDRKSLSTLEPAGEPWDFIEINDV; translated from the exons ATGGACGAACACTCTTGGCAAGAAGTGTCTGATTataccagcaccagcgcttCGGAAAACAATAATCTCACACCTACGGATACTCTTTCAAATGCTTCTACATCTTTACCTTCGAAGTGGAGAAAAATGTCTCAAGATAATCACCGTACACGAGCCGTTTTCGCCGTCCAAGCATTGACGAATCAACCTATTTACCATGCTATTGAAAATAAATCACTCATGATTCGAACTCGAAAAGAGCCGCACCTCTACCTTAGTCTTTGCTACGGAGAGTTGAAATTATTACCCAAACCTGGTTCTGGTAGCTTCTGGGACTGTGTCAGGACGAGCGGCTGGTATGGCTTCCGCAACACTGTCTCCGGCACGTACCTTCATATTAACGGCACCGCGAACACAATTTGCGCGGAACAACGGCAACGTTTGGGCAGCAACTATTTTACGGCAGAGATGGACGTAAATGGTGGTTGCATTCTAAATGTATATAAAGCACCTTCTCATGAGCTACTGCGAGTGTCTGTCTCGGAAGACAGGAAATCATTGTCCACATTGGAGCCAGCGGGGGAGCCCTGGGATTTTATCGAAATCAA TGACGTATAA